A window of Haliscomenobacter hydrossis DSM 1100 contains these coding sequences:
- a CDS encoding DUF547 domain-containing protein produces MYKASLFFSLLLGAIFLIPTALPADPPSHEVWDALLKKYVSATGKVNYKGIKADKTKLEDYLKTLSSNAPESSWSKPEQMAFWINAYNAFTVKLIVDNYPLASINKLHGGKPWDHKWIKIGGKTYSLNNLENDILRPQFKDARIHFAVNCAAKSCPPLLNTAWTASNLNANLDAQAKKFINNPVFNKLSDKKVEVSKIFEWYAEDFGKIIDFLNKYASTKVSAKAKVSYVEYDWALNE; encoded by the coding sequence ATGTACAAAGCATCGCTCTTTTTTTCGTTGTTGTTGGGGGCTATCTTCTTAATCCCCACTGCACTGCCCGCAGATCCTCCCAGCCATGAAGTCTGGGACGCGTTGCTAAAAAAATACGTCTCGGCAACGGGCAAGGTCAATTACAAAGGCATCAAAGCCGACAAAACCAAGTTGGAGGATTACCTCAAAACCTTGAGTAGCAACGCCCCCGAATCATCCTGGAGCAAGCCCGAACAAATGGCTTTTTGGATCAATGCCTATAATGCTTTTACCGTAAAGTTGATTGTAGACAATTACCCCCTCGCCAGCATCAATAAGCTGCATGGCGGCAAACCCTGGGACCATAAGTGGATCAAAATCGGTGGCAAAACCTACTCCCTCAACAACCTTGAAAACGACATCTTGCGCCCCCAATTCAAGGACGCCCGCATTCACTTTGCGGTAAACTGTGCCGCCAAATCCTGCCCGCCCTTGCTCAATACCGCCTGGACGGCCAGCAACCTCAACGCAAATCTGGATGCCCAAGCCAAAAAATTCATCAACAATCCTGTCTTCAATAAGCTGAGTGACAAAAAAGTGGAGGTCTCCAAAATCTTCGAGTGGTACGCTGAGGATTTCGGCAAAATCATCGACTTCCTCAACAAGTACGCCAGCACCAAAGTCAGCGCCAAAGCTAAAGTGAGTTATGTGGAGTACGATTGGGCGCTTAATGAATGA
- a CDS encoding TylF/MycF/NovP-related O-methyltransferase produces the protein MKTIIKKTMKKIGLGALIPNGNKYHRNVDDIDPEFFPLYEAVKPYTMTNLERLYSLYKAVEYVCNRSLEGDFVECGVWKGGSSMMMALTLQKFGQTHRKLYLYDTFSGMTPPSADDITIDGEDANKLYETTEDWCSAGLTEVKNNMAKTGYPAQNVFFVEGMVETTIPGTLPGKLAILRLDTDWYDSTYHEMTHLYPLLEKTGVLIIDDYGYWKGSKKAIDQYFAEQNQNLLLLRTDEGGGRIALKV, from the coding sequence ATGAAAACGATCATTAAAAAAACGATGAAGAAAATTGGATTGGGCGCTTTGATTCCCAATGGCAATAAGTATCACCGCAATGTAGATGACATCGATCCCGAGTTTTTTCCACTGTACGAGGCGGTCAAGCCCTACACAATGACCAACCTTGAACGCCTCTATTCTTTGTACAAAGCTGTTGAATACGTGTGCAATCGTTCCCTGGAGGGCGACTTTGTAGAATGTGGCGTTTGGAAAGGAGGCAGTTCCATGATGATGGCTTTAACCCTACAAAAGTTTGGCCAAACGCACCGAAAATTGTACCTCTACGATACTTTTAGTGGCATGACCCCTCCCAGTGCCGACGACATCACCATTGATGGAGAAGATGCCAATAAACTTTATGAAACCACGGAGGATTGGTGCTCAGCGGGATTGACTGAAGTGAAAAACAACATGGCCAAAACAGGTTATCCGGCGCAAAATGTATTTTTTGTGGAAGGGATGGTGGAAACTACGATTCCCGGTACTTTGCCAGGAAAACTGGCCATTCTCCGTTTGGACACCGATTGGTATGATTCGACGTATCACGAAATGACCCATCTTTATCCGTTACTGGAAAAAACTGGTGTGCTCATCATCGATGATTACGGATATTGGAAAGGCTCCAAAAAGGCGATAGATCAATATTTTGCGGAGCAAAACCAAAACCTGTTGTTGCTTCGTACTGATGAAGGAGGCGGGAGAATTGCGCTCAAGGTATAA
- a CDS encoding oligosaccharide flippase family protein: MGVIKRQAFKTSLASFIGVAIGVLSTLFIYTKVFNEGQNGQINFIQTAPLLLVTFASLGLGNLVVRFFPMFSGPKNQHGYLGLLMLILLAGVSLYFVLSLSLFNFLPPKYRAEYGLISAMVVIIGFRDLFTTYAQNFRRTTMPAVIDTIFLKAGIPILAIAYFLEWLSFRQVLTAVVGLYAIVAISLAIYIYRLGHFHLNFQWKFLAEKKALLREMAFYALYGVLGAAGGVIALQINSVMITELIGYKSNGIYTIVNVMANVIAIPYMSMINVTAPIAGDHIRHERWDQVADLYRRSSINLLIMGTFILLGLWSCLDYVFELMPNGERYAVGKYVILFAGIGKLFDMATSINGRIIGFTKYYWIGFYTILFLAVLTVSLNWVLIPMYNIEGAAFGTMLSSLLFNLVCVLFVWVKFKIQPFNVKSLLVIVLGIGLWGLTKLIPDFGNPILDIAFNALFITLFYTIAVLKFRLSEDLNEFYRQILFRIKRRNFKFW; the protein is encoded by the coding sequence ATGGGGGTAATCAAACGCCAGGCATTTAAAACCAGTTTGGCTAGTTTTATTGGGGTGGCGATTGGCGTATTAAGTACGCTTTTTATTTACACCAAAGTATTCAACGAGGGACAAAACGGACAAATCAATTTCATCCAAACTGCACCTTTGCTCCTGGTTACCTTCGCATCTTTGGGCCTGGGCAATTTGGTCGTGCGTTTTTTTCCGATGTTCAGCGGTCCTAAAAACCAACATGGTTACCTGGGCTTGCTGATGTTGATTTTGCTGGCTGGTGTGTCGCTGTATTTTGTGTTGTCGCTGAGTTTATTCAACTTTCTTCCGCCTAAGTACCGAGCAGAATACGGGCTGATTTCAGCAATGGTGGTCATCATTGGATTCCGGGATTTGTTCACCACTTATGCCCAAAATTTTCGCCGCACCACCATGCCAGCGGTGATCGATACGATTTTCCTCAAAGCAGGCATCCCCATTTTGGCCATTGCTTATTTCCTGGAATGGCTCAGTTTCCGGCAGGTACTCACGGCGGTGGTGGGATTGTATGCCATTGTAGCCATCAGCCTGGCCATTTACATTTACCGACTTGGCCATTTTCACCTCAATTTTCAGTGGAAGTTTTTGGCCGAAAAAAAAGCCCTCCTCCGCGAGATGGCCTTCTATGCCTTATACGGTGTATTGGGGGCGGCTGGGGGCGTAATTGCCTTGCAGATCAACTCAGTGATGATTACCGAATTGATTGGCTACAAAAGCAACGGGATCTACACCATCGTCAACGTGATGGCCAACGTCATTGCCATTCCTTATATGTCGATGATCAACGTAACTGCACCCATTGCCGGAGACCACATTCGCCACGAGCGTTGGGATCAGGTCGCGGATTTGTACCGGCGCAGTTCCATCAATTTGCTCATCATGGGTACTTTTATTTTGCTTGGCTTGTGGAGCTGTTTGGATTACGTGTTTGAGCTCATGCCCAACGGGGAAAGATACGCCGTGGGCAAGTACGTCATCCTCTTTGCGGGCATTGGCAAATTGTTTGATATGGCGACCAGCATCAATGGCCGGATCATTGGGTTTACGAAATACTACTGGATTGGATTTTATACCATCTTGTTTCTGGCGGTGTTGACCGTGAGTTTGAACTGGGTGCTGATTCCCATGTACAACATTGAGGGCGCGGCCTTTGGCACCATGCTTTCTTCGCTGTTGTTCAATCTGGTTTGTGTACTTTTTGTGTGGGTAAAATTTAAGATTCAGCCCTTCAATGTCAAGTCTTTGCTCGTAATTGTGTTGGGAATAGGCTTGTGGGGTTTGACAAAATTGATCCCCGATTTTGGCAATCCAATTTTGGATATTGCGTTCAATGCCTTATTCATTACCCTATTTTACACGATAGCAGTGCTGAAATTTCGTTTGTCGGAAGACTTGAACGAATTTTACCGCCAAATTTTATTTAGAATCAAACGCAGGAACTTTAAGTTTTGGTAA
- a CDS encoding class I SAM-dependent methyltransferase produces MADKITFSFGENWSAYKKKASPEQFDASLEDLETWLGTENIKGKRILDIGCGSGVHSYNFYRLGAKELTSFDYDVHSVNTTREFWKEAKEPSNWTVFQGSVLDEKLMAGLGKYDIVYSWGVLHHTGSMWQAIYNAIQTVADGGLFWIAIYQGVDTYEYDLELKKRYNNASWLGKKAMVWYRILRKIKTQLSRRENPFAWNKKNERGMDVYHDIIDWLGGLPYEVASVAQIKAFCEPEGLQLLKVDTSEGCAVYLFKKTD; encoded by the coding sequence ATGGCTGATAAAATAACTTTTTCCTTTGGTGAAAACTGGAGCGCCTACAAAAAAAAGGCTTCTCCAGAACAGTTTGACGCTTCACTGGAGGACCTGGAAACCTGGTTGGGAACCGAAAACATCAAAGGCAAGCGTATCCTCGACATCGGTTGTGGGTCAGGGGTGCATTCGTACAATTTTTACCGCTTGGGTGCCAAAGAGTTGACCTCCTTTGACTACGACGTCCACAGTGTCAACACGACTCGTGAATTTTGGAAAGAAGCCAAAGAGCCCAGCAATTGGACCGTGTTTCAGGGTTCGGTTTTGGATGAAAAACTGATGGCCGGATTGGGCAAGTACGATATTGTCTATTCCTGGGGGGTATTACACCATACCGGATCCATGTGGCAAGCCATCTACAATGCCATCCAAACTGTGGCTGATGGTGGATTGTTTTGGATCGCCATTTACCAGGGTGTCGATACTTACGAATACGACCTGGAACTGAAAAAACGCTACAACAATGCTTCCTGGCTGGGCAAAAAAGCCATGGTCTGGTATCGAATATTGCGCAAAATCAAAACCCAGTTGTCTCGCCGCGAGAATCCTTTTGCCTGGAACAAAAAAAATGAACGGGGCATGGACGTTTACCACGACATCATCGACTGGTTGGGTGGTTTGCCGTATGAAGTGGCCTCTGTCGCGCAAATCAAAGCTTTTTGTGAACCAGAAGGCCTGCAATTGCTCAAAGTGGACACCTCGGAAGGATGCGCAGTATATTTGTTTAAAAAAACGGATTAA
- a CDS encoding glycosyltransferase family 4 protein, producing the protein MKIALVTTEYVTELKGAGGLANYLYRLALALKEMGHEPYVFTYARADAQVEDAGIPVYRMKVKNYGVELLDYTTVKLWSKALHIIYPAWKMSRLLRRVARTEKFDIIQYAQLSALGLFPLKNIPAVVRISSHTGLWKKHGGYAENWRQIKQQEALEMKACQRADGVFGPSRFIAALFEKELQRRVKIIETPFFSQHVQIDPGLYQTHLAGKSYWLFFGTLSEHKGLKVIAAMLPDFLRKYPDFHFVLAGREVDIAPGLGAMDYLRQQVGNEVLLQRVLYLGQIKHEQLFPIIQGAFGVTLPSLADNFPNACLEAMAWGKVVIGTFGNGFDQLIEQGESGFLVEAGKASALLEAMETVMLLPNAQKKAMENAAQQRIELLRPAIKVKELINYYLEIIAKHQQ; encoded by the coding sequence GTGAAAATAGCCTTAGTAACAACCGAGTACGTTACGGAATTGAAAGGAGCGGGTGGATTGGCCAACTACCTCTATCGCCTGGCGTTGGCCTTGAAAGAAATGGGACATGAACCCTACGTCTTTACCTACGCACGGGCAGATGCCCAGGTGGAAGATGCAGGTATTCCAGTGTACCGCATGAAAGTCAAAAACTACGGGGTTGAGCTATTGGACTATACCACGGTCAAATTGTGGAGCAAGGCTCTGCACATTATTTATCCAGCCTGGAAAATGTCCCGCCTACTGCGACGCGTAGCACGTACCGAAAAATTCGACATCATTCAGTATGCACAATTGAGTGCGTTGGGCTTGTTTCCACTCAAAAACATTCCGGCGGTGGTGCGCATCTCCAGCCATACCGGGCTTTGGAAAAAACACGGTGGCTACGCCGAAAACTGGCGACAAATCAAACAACAAGAAGCCCTGGAAATGAAGGCTTGCCAGCGGGCCGACGGGGTGTTTGGTCCCAGCCGTTTCATTGCAGCATTGTTTGAAAAAGAGCTGCAGCGGAGGGTAAAAATCATCGAGACCCCCTTTTTTAGCCAACACGTGCAAATCGATCCAGGTCTTTACCAGACCCATTTGGCGGGCAAATCGTATTGGTTATTTTTCGGCACCCTATCCGAACACAAAGGACTGAAAGTCATCGCAGCAATGCTGCCTGATTTTTTGCGCAAATACCCCGATTTCCATTTTGTGTTGGCTGGCCGCGAAGTAGACATCGCCCCTGGTCTGGGGGCAATGGACTACCTGAGACAGCAAGTTGGAAATGAAGTTCTGTTACAGCGTGTGCTGTACCTGGGCCAAATCAAACATGAGCAACTTTTCCCCATCATTCAAGGGGCCTTTGGTGTAACTTTGCCTTCCTTGGCCGATAACTTTCCCAACGCCTGCCTGGAGGCGATGGCTTGGGGAAAAGTGGTGATTGGCACTTTTGGCAACGGATTTGACCAATTGATAGAGCAGGGCGAAAGTGGTTTTTTGGTCGAAGCGGGTAAGGCCTCCGCGCTACTGGAAGCCATGGAAACGGTCATGCTCTTGCCTAATGCGCAAAAAAAAGCCATGGAAAATGCGGCTCAACAACGCATTGAACTGCTGCGGCCAGCCATAAAAGTCAAGGAGTTAATCAATTATTACCTGGAAATCATTGCCAAACATCAGCAATAA
- a CDS encoding class I SAM-dependent methyltransferase, producing MLDFLHWVRDMEFDLIFAKAGIDLSDKRLLEIGAGSGYQLAKLQKITREALGVDIFESNYAEVRSANVVLYDGHHLPFADQSFDVIFSSNTLEHIPHLEEIHREFKRVLKPGGLCLHVVPTHHWKLRQLVGFYLLLPAMLWRRFFPSTKQTPSQAVEAAVLQTPEVTSNQGSKSIGQKLRNLFLPEHHGERGNVFSEYFYFRPRWWEKHFEDNNWTILKNEGLGLFYSPYAFLGQKLSASQRMQWSKWWGSSCQLFLIKPKEE from the coding sequence ATGTTGGATTTTTTGCATTGGGTGCGGGACATGGAATTCGACTTGATTTTTGCCAAAGCGGGAATCGATCTGTCGGACAAACGTTTGTTGGAGATTGGCGCGGGCAGCGGGTATCAACTGGCTAAATTGCAAAAAATCACCCGTGAAGCCCTCGGGGTGGATATTTTTGAAAGCAATTACGCCGAGGTGCGTTCCGCCAATGTCGTTTTATACGATGGGCATCATCTGCCCTTTGCCGACCAGTCTTTTGACGTTATTTTTAGCTCCAATACCCTGGAACATATCCCACATCTGGAGGAAATCCACCGCGAATTCAAACGGGTCTTGAAACCCGGCGGGCTTTGTTTGCACGTGGTACCTACCCATCATTGGAAGTTGCGACAGCTCGTAGGGTTTTACCTTTTATTACCAGCAATGCTGTGGCGGCGCTTTTTTCCATCCACAAAACAAACCCCGAGCCAGGCGGTGGAGGCCGCCGTCTTACAAACGCCGGAAGTCACCTCCAATCAGGGAAGCAAATCCATTGGACAAAAACTGCGGAACTTGTTCCTGCCCGAACACCACGGTGAAAGAGGTAATGTTTTTTCTGAATACTTTTATTTTCGCCCCCGGTGGTGGGAAAAACATTTTGAGGACAACAATTGGACCATCCTGAAAAACGAAGGTCTGGGTTTGTTTTACAGCCCATATGCCTTTTTGGGACAAAAACTTTCCGCAAGCCAACGGATGCAATGGAGCAAATGGTGGGGAAGTTCTTGTCAATTGTTTTTGATCAAACCCAAAGAAGAGTAA
- the asnB gene encoding asparagine synthase (glutamine-hydrolyzing) — MCGITGLLRKDRPIEDAELLAMTAAIKHRGPDGHGFWYDSNHRIGFGHRRLALIDLLGGAQPMYDDTRKIQLVFNGEIYNYQQLRQELQGYGHHFSTNSDTEAIIYAYKQWGTDCVKRLRGMFALVLADDNKRELFLARDHFGIKPMYYYEDENCFAFGSEIQAIKALPGIQLDINWSAIDQYLWLQYIPHPQTAFHKLKKLPPAHTLTIGFDGKMGTPQPYWHFEFKPETGKTEQDWLEELDATLRDSVQAHLLADVPFGAFLSGGIDSSLVVSYMAEHLSSPVKTFSIGFKEEKYNELAYAAEVAKKWGTEHHVEIVEPQGLDILPDLVRHYGEPFADSSAIPTWYVSRLARRNVTMTLTGDGGDELFAGYGRYVQFAEQQELLPLNRKKIKSFLYPFINPIDPYKFPNNVAFWEGKSLRNLMEYIRIVPFELRKRLWKPDYAQYLQYTPPLFASTYAAAQHLSPTNLFQQVDINTYLPLDILTKVDVASMMHSLEVRPPIIDVRVAETAARIPTAFNLAKVNGKYEGKILLKKLLNRHFSHDFVYREKKGFAVPLEFWFGQKGNHQAYLREKLLSQDSMLKEVFNQRTIEKMLPHRHFSYSIWALLILEEWLRQNR, encoded by the coding sequence ATGTGCGGAATTACCGGTTTGTTGCGCAAGGATCGCCCCATTGAAGATGCAGAATTGTTGGCCATGACGGCGGCGATCAAGCACCGTGGCCCGGATGGTCATGGTTTTTGGTACGATTCAAACCACCGGATTGGGTTCGGACACCGCCGGCTCGCCCTTATAGATCTTTTGGGAGGTGCCCAGCCCATGTATGACGATACCCGGAAGATTCAACTTGTCTTCAATGGGGAAATCTACAATTACCAGCAATTGAGGCAGGAGTTGCAAGGTTATGGACACCATTTTTCCACCAATTCAGATACGGAAGCGATCATTTATGCGTACAAACAATGGGGAACCGACTGTGTAAAACGCCTGCGCGGGATGTTTGCACTAGTCCTGGCCGACGACAACAAACGTGAACTGTTTTTGGCCAGGGACCACTTTGGCATCAAACCCATGTATTATTACGAAGACGAAAATTGTTTCGCCTTTGGTTCCGAAATCCAGGCCATCAAAGCCCTGCCCGGTATCCAGCTGGACATCAATTGGTCGGCCATTGACCAGTACTTGTGGTTGCAATACATTCCCCACCCCCAAACGGCATTCCACAAGCTCAAAAAATTGCCTCCGGCGCATACCCTGACCATTGGTTTCGATGGCAAAATGGGCACCCCACAGCCGTACTGGCATTTTGAGTTTAAACCCGAAACGGGCAAAACCGAGCAGGATTGGCTGGAAGAACTGGATGCTACCTTGCGCGATTCGGTGCAAGCGCACTTACTGGCCGACGTACCATTTGGGGCTTTTTTATCGGGTGGAATCGACTCCTCGCTGGTGGTGAGCTACATGGCCGAACACTTGAGCAGCCCAGTGAAAACCTTTTCAATTGGGTTCAAAGAAGAAAAATACAACGAACTGGCCTACGCGGCAGAAGTAGCCAAAAAATGGGGCACCGAGCACCACGTTGAAATTGTGGAACCCCAGGGGCTGGATATTTTGCCTGACCTGGTGCGGCATTACGGTGAGCCTTTTGCCGACAGTTCGGCCATTCCCACCTGGTACGTCAGCCGCCTGGCCCGCCGCAACGTGACCATGACCCTCACCGGCGATGGTGGAGATGAGTTGTTTGCCGGATATGGCCGTTATGTTCAATTTGCCGAGCAACAAGAACTTTTACCCCTCAACCGCAAAAAAATCAAGTCCTTTCTTTATCCCTTCATCAACCCCATCGATCCTTACAAATTTCCCAACAATGTGGCCTTTTGGGAAGGAAAATCCTTACGCAATTTGATGGAGTACATCCGGATTGTGCCTTTTGAACTACGGAAGCGCCTGTGGAAGCCGGATTATGCGCAGTACCTGCAGTATACGCCGCCCCTGTTTGCGTCTACATATGCCGCCGCGCAGCACCTGTCCCCGACCAACCTGTTTCAACAAGTGGACATCAATACTTATTTGCCACTCGACATTTTGACCAAGGTGGATGTGGCCAGCATGATGCACAGCCTGGAAGTTCGCCCACCGATCATCGATGTGCGGGTAGCCGAAACGGCAGCGCGGATCCCCACGGCCTTCAACCTGGCCAAAGTAAATGGCAAATACGAGGGCAAAATTTTGCTCAAAAAACTGTTGAATCGCCATTTTAGCCACGATTTTGTGTACCGCGAAAAGAAAGGTTTTGCCGTACCACTAGAGTTTTGGTTTGGCCAAAAAGGCAATCACCAGGCGTATTTGCGCGAAAAACTACTGAGTCAGGATTCCATGCTCAAGGAGGTATTCAACCAGCGTACCATTGAAAAAATGTTGCCACACCGGCACTTTTCCTACTCCATTTGGGCCTTATTGATCCTGGAAGAATGGCTGCGTCAAAACCGTTGA
- a CDS encoding glycosyltransferase family 4 protein — MKPGKKIMFLVQDRPNWTGGPIINVRRLLPAWKAAGYDVIAPTGYREDAPNARFLETKGIPCPLFKMPASTEDYTAWILEQVALHQPDVFIGDTHVAAGYALPWLSAWGIPSVMMVRNLDAYNLEVAYAFFGKNSARNASALVCVNARIVEEILKTNPLHPDRIRVIPSGAPASPYQAAWPNAGAFHLVYAGVLMEERKRVLKLWEAYCYALEQLPDLQLTFIGDGPLRPQLEQLVVDAGLQAQVSFTGVLLDDAYKLKLSQQQILLLFSDHEGTPGSVMDAMSCGVVPLCRNMEGIQNLVHHGDNGLIFDGSKEDFVVQLKKMREEQFWKQRSAAALRDFTEQFSLDTTLARWQDLLEELLSKPLPKSAIKVPARVSLPPVRYHFANADRRKHPWYALLRGVYIIWGRIMRGRQTN, encoded by the coding sequence ATGAAACCGGGCAAAAAAATTATGTTTCTGGTGCAAGACCGCCCGAATTGGACCGGCGGGCCCATCATCAACGTTCGACGTTTGTTGCCCGCCTGGAAAGCTGCGGGCTACGATGTAATTGCCCCGACCGGTTATCGGGAAGACGCCCCCAATGCCCGTTTTTTGGAAACAAAGGGCATCCCCTGTCCTTTGTTTAAGATGCCCGCTTCTACCGAGGACTACACTGCCTGGATACTGGAACAAGTCGCTCTGCATCAACCCGATGTATTTATTGGAGATACCCATGTTGCCGCGGGGTACGCCTTGCCCTGGCTCAGTGCCTGGGGAATCCCCTCGGTGATGATGGTGCGCAACCTGGACGCCTACAACCTGGAAGTGGCTTACGCCTTTTTTGGAAAAAATTCGGCTCGAAATGCCTCGGCACTGGTTTGTGTGAATGCCCGCATCGTGGAAGAAATTCTGAAAACGAATCCACTGCATCCAGACCGGATTCGGGTGATTCCCTCAGGTGCGCCTGCTTCCCCCTATCAGGCAGCCTGGCCAAATGCAGGGGCTTTCCACCTCGTGTACGCCGGGGTCTTGATGGAAGAACGCAAGCGAGTGCTCAAACTTTGGGAGGCTTATTGCTATGCCTTGGAGCAACTGCCCGATTTGCAGCTGACTTTTATCGGCGATGGCCCACTGCGTCCCCAATTGGAGCAACTGGTGGTCGATGCGGGTTTGCAAGCCCAGGTCAGTTTTACTGGCGTCTTGCTGGATGATGCTTACAAATTGAAGTTGTCCCAACAACAAATACTCCTTTTGTTTTCAGACCATGAAGGTACCCCCGGTAGTGTCATGGATGCCATGTCTTGTGGTGTAGTGCCCTTGTGCCGCAACATGGAAGGCATCCAGAACCTGGTTCACCACGGCGATAATGGACTCATTTTTGACGGCAGCAAGGAGGATTTTGTCGTTCAATTGAAAAAAATGCGGGAAGAGCAGTTTTGGAAACAGCGTTCAGCGGCTGCACTGCGCGATTTTACTGAGCAATTTTCTCTGGATACTACTCTGGCGCGTTGGCAGGATTTGCTGGAAGAATTGCTGTCTAAACCCTTACCCAAATCGGCGATCAAAGTGCCTGCACGAGTCAGTTTACCGCCGGTTCGGTATCATTTTGCCAATGCGGATCGGCGCAAGCACCCCTGGTATGCTTTGTTGCGGGGGGTGTACATTATTTGGGGGCGGATTATGCGGGGGAGGCAAACGAATTAA
- a CDS encoding SUMF1/EgtB/PvdO family nonheme iron enzyme, with amino-acid sequence MKSSTLNTTPFCYPQSNFWRGSLALLLLFWSTLMSAQDPISPVTESLKPNVVAIKASFADGTEEKGFGFITAEQNGRLFLATAAHVVRGPDKDKSAQHIRVKFLNDISWYPATFKAQWDKEDLALLELPKPSFVQWQPNCADFAPGTYRKVHFIGLNGNEPRWVDPGLDGNIFEDKDHELNFAIGTIRPGTSGAPLITEMGIVGLITQDEGGISTALKLTQIKTLFSGGGQYPYFALQLLGGVVTPPPINTNVPVNVPQADEYGLVLVKGGTFTMGCTSEQGSDCYDDEKTTHRVILSDFHIGKYEVTQAQWRKVMGSDPPNLYFKGCDQCPVEGVSWEDIQKFLRKLNAQTGKIYRLPTEAEWEYAARGGNQSKGYKYAGSNSFTDVAWFEDNSGNKPHPVGTKKANELGLYDMSGNVWEWCQDWYSDYSSNTQTNPTGAGSGSYRVYRGGNWFLDEWACRVSYRNYSTSGAHYKYLGFRLAL; translated from the coding sequence ATGAAATCATCAACCCTAAACACTACACCCTTTTGCTATCCTCAGTCCAATTTTTGGCGCGGTAGCCTTGCCTTGTTGCTGCTGTTTTGGAGCACGCTGATGAGTGCTCAAGATCCCATTTCCCCGGTCACCGAAAGCCTCAAACCCAACGTAGTGGCCATCAAAGCCAGTTTTGCCGACGGTACTGAGGAAAAAGGCTTCGGATTCATCACCGCCGAGCAAAATGGCCGCTTGTTCCTGGCCACCGCTGCCCACGTAGTGCGCGGGCCAGATAAAGATAAAAGCGCCCAACACATCCGTGTCAAGTTCCTCAACGACATCAGTTGGTATCCGGCCACCTTCAAAGCCCAGTGGGACAAGGAAGACCTGGCGCTGCTCGAATTGCCCAAACCCAGCTTTGTACAGTGGCAACCCAACTGCGCCGATTTTGCCCCTGGCACTTACCGCAAAGTCCACTTCATCGGGCTGAATGGCAACGAGCCCCGCTGGGTGGATCCCGGCCTGGATGGCAATATTTTTGAAGACAAAGACCACGAACTCAACTTTGCCATCGGCACCATCCGCCCAGGTACTTCAGGCGCGCCACTGATTACCGAAATGGGGATTGTGGGTTTGATCACCCAGGATGAGGGTGGGATTTCGACCGCATTGAAACTTACCCAAATCAAGACCTTGTTTAGCGGAGGCGGACAATATCCTTATTTTGCCTTGCAGCTCTTGGGAGGTGTTGTGACACCCCCACCGATAAATACGAATGTGCCCGTAAACGTCCCCCAAGCCGACGAATACGGCTTGGTGCTCGTGAAAGGTGGAACCTTTACGATGGGCTGCACCAGCGAGCAGGGGAGTGATTGCTACGATGATGAAAAGACAACCCACCGGGTGATCCTCAGTGATTTTCACATTGGCAAATACGAGGTGACGCAAGCTCAGTGGCGCAAAGTAATGGGTAGTGATCCCCCCAATTTGTATTTCAAAGGTTGTGACCAATGCCCGGTAGAAGGAGTGAGTTGGGAGGACATCCAGAAGTTTTTACGCAAACTCAATGCACAAACGGGCAAAATATATCGGCTACCTACAGAGGCGGAATGGGAGTACGCTGCCAGAGGGGGCAATCAAAGCAAAGGTTACAAATACGCGGGCAGCAATTCGTTCACTGATGTGGCCTGGTTTGAAGATAATTCGGGTAACAAACCCCATCCAGTAGGTACCAAAAAAGCCAACGAGCTGGGCTTGTATGATATGAGTGGCAACGTATGGGAATGGTGTCAGGATTGGTATAGCGATTATTCTAGCAATACACAGACGAATCCGACTGGCGCTGGTTCGGGTTCTTACCGTGTTTATCGTGGCGGTAACTGGTTCCTCGACGAGTGGGCCTGCCGCGTGTCCTATCGCAACTACAGTACGTCGGGAGCCCACTACAAATATTTGGGTTTTCGTTTAGCCCTTTAG